The genomic DNA TCAAATCCTTCATCCCAGCAGTCACTATAATAACTATGTTTACCTTTTATCGTTATATTTGGGTTAGTAACAACTTCATGCAGCAACGTTACCTTTGATCCGCTCCAGCTGTTTTGGACACTGAGTTAAGTGAGTACAATCACTAACGAGGTGAACAATGACAACTAAGAAAACTAGAATTAAACATTCCCCTGAATTTAAAGCAGAAGCCCTAAAACTAGCAGAGAGAGTGGGAGTAGCTGCGGCTGCAAGGCAGCTTTCTTTACATGAATCTCAAATCTACGGGTGGCGGAAGAACTCGAAGAAAGACACCAATACTAGTCAGCGAGAACAAGAGCTAGCCGCAGAGGTTGCCAAGCTCAAAAGGCAGTTGGCTGAGCAAGCAGAAGAGCTAGAAATTGTAAAAAAGGCCGCCACCTACTTCGCGAAAAATCTAAAGTAAATTGCTACGAATTTATGCTCGAACACCTGATGTACTTCAATATTGTACGTATGGCTAAGGTATTCGGGGTATCCCGAAGTGGGTTTTATTACTGGGTTAAACATCGCCATAAGGCTAGCCAACGCGAGGCAGTTCGCCAAGAGCTTGATACAAAGGTCAAAGAAGCTTTTGATAACAGCAAAGGCCGAGATGGCTCAAGGCGAATCCAAAAAGAACTGTCTGAGAGCGGTGATAACCACAATGTGAAAACCATTGCGGCCAGTATGAAGCGTCAAGATTTAACGCCGAAAGCGGCACGTAAATTTAAGTGCACGACAGACAGCAAGCATCAAATGCCAGTTGCTCCAAACTTGCTGGCTCAGAACTTTAACGCAGCGGCTCCGAATGAAAAATGGGCGGGAGACATCACCTATGTTGCGACAAGCGAAGGCTGGTTGTACTTGGCAGTAATTATTGACCTTTACTCAAGACAAGTAATCGGATGGTCTATGGATACCAGAATGACGGCTACGCTGGTCTGTGATGCTCTATCAATGGCTTTGTTCCGTCGCGAATTTCCTGAGCAGGTTATCGTTCATAGTGATCGAGGTAGTCAGTACTGCTCAAAAGATTATCGAGACCTCATAACTGTTTATAATCTAAAGCAAAGTATGAGTAGGAAAGGAAACTGCTGGGACAATGCTTGTGTTGAGAGCTTCTTCCATTCGATGAAAGTTGAAGCGATCCAATATGAGCCGATTATGACGAGAGACCAGATGCGTCAAACGATCTTCGAGTACATAGAGGTTGATTATAATCGGACAAGAAGGCACAGTGCTCTTGGGTATCTAAGCCCTGTTAACTTTGAACAGCAAAATGTCGCTTAATGAAGTGTCCAGTCTGGCTGGAGCAGATCACTTTGACCAATGTTTAGTTTTCATACATATCCTATAATAGAACTTAAAAAGTTATCCGTAAGTAATAGAATAATCAAAAATACCCTTTAAATACTTTTTAATATTAAGTTATTGTTATTTTTCAACCAATGTTAATTTTTAGTTTCGTATTAAAGCCACTAGAGGTATATCAAGTGGCTTTTGAGTTGGTTCTCTACTTTTAACTACAACCTCCGATTTAAAATGGGTTAATTAACAATTGAATTAATAATATCGTAAGCAGATTCAACTCTTTCTGTATTTGGGTATTTTTTATTTGCCAGTATAACCACACCTACCTTTTCAGAAGGTACATATGCCACATAAGCCCCAAAGCCGCCAGTTGAGCCAGTTTTATTGAACCAAACGTCACTGCCGAGGTTACCCGTAATGCTCGGTGTTACCGATTTCGCATTAAGGATTACATCACTAGAGTTACCTTCCAATAACTTAGAGAGAGATGTAGGGTAGTTATACCCTTCCCAACCCACTGCTTGTGTAAATGTCTTTGTGTCAAAATATCCTATATGAGAATTTTCTAGAGCATGTTTAATGCTGACATCAATAGGTACTATTCCCATATTAGCTTCAATAAATTGAATCATATCGGTGCTTGTTGACTTAATACCATAAGCTTCTGCATCAAGTACCCCAGGGTTTACTCTTACAGATTCTCCCTTAGCGTTATAACCATAAGCATACTTGGTAACTTTATCATCAGGCACATCTACAAATGTATTTGTCATCCCAAGTTCAGGTAAAATGATTTTCTCCATCATTTCCGTGTAATCTGACTGCATACTCTGAGAACCTATGTAACCAAATAATCCTATACTAGGATTCGAATATTTCCTCTTTGTTCCTACCTCAAACTCCGCCTTCCACGATTTATAGTACTGCATCATTTCATCATGGTTTGTCACTTCATTTGGAAACTGAAGTGGTAGCCCACCTGCAGTATATGTCGCAATATGAACGAGTTTTGAATTACCTAAAGGCGTATCCTTTAGCTCTTCAATATGGTCTGATATTTTATCATTCATATTCAAGGCACCTTTCTCTTGAGCATAGCCAGCTAGCGCAGCAGCAAAAGTCTTGCTTATTGAACCTAGCTCAAAAATAGTCTCATTAGTTACAGGTGTACTAGAACCTTTATCAGCAAAGCCATAGTTATAAAAATAACGCTCACCATCTACCGTTACAGCCACCGCCAAGCCTGGGATGTCGTATTTTTCCATCAACTCAGTGGATTTTTCATCTACAACACTCTTTATTTTTTTATCTTGCATAGAGTCAGAGTTAGCTAATGTTGCGAAAGGGCTAAGAGCCAATATGGCTGCGAAAGTTAGATTGAGTTTCATATTTAATTATCTCATTTTCCAATTATTAGTCGATAAAGCAAATTAATGTTAGTCAACAAAATTTAATCTCTATAGGAAGCGTATAGAAAGATGAAATGGAGAAAGTTACCACTTCGATACCATGCGCTGCCTGTCTTTTATAAGTGTTTTTAAGTTAAAATTATCATTAGATTAGCATCTAACTTTTATGATTTGGTTCCGTCCTTTAAGGCTAATAAAGCAATGCAAATAGTTGCGACAATTCCGAAAATAAACAAGGCTAAACCAAGTGACTGTATAACACCTGCAATTCCTAACCCCAAACTGAGCAATAAGTAATAAGCGAGACCAAATAAAGCTCCAGCACTCCCCGATACTTCTTTGTACGTCACTAAAGCTTGACTCAGTATATTTGGGATCGCGATTCCGAATGAAATTACAACGCCCATCATGGGTAACAAGAACCAAAGGGATGATTGAGTAAACCACACACCAACACCACAAGTGAGAGCGATACTAACCGCAAGTTTGACCAGCGAAAGGGGCGACCATCCCTTGTTAAGAAAATATTTATTCATTGTGCTACCAATAAATGTTGCAACAGCAAGTGCGACACCAGAATATCCGAAGTCTTTAGTTGTCATGCCAATATTTGAAA from Vibrio casei includes the following:
- the ampC gene encoding class C beta-lactamase, whose amino-acid sequence is MKLNLTFAAILALSPFATLANSDSMQDKKIKSVVDEKSTELMEKYDIPGLAVAVTVDGERYFYNYGFADKGSSTPVTNETIFELGSISKTFAAALAGYAQEKGALNMNDKISDHIEELKDTPLGNSKLVHIATYTAGGLPLQFPNEVTNHDEMMQYYKSWKAEFEVGTKRKYSNPSIGLFGYIGSQSMQSDYTEMMEKIILPELGMTNTFVDVPDDKVTKYAYGYNAKGESVRVNPGVLDAEAYGIKSTSTDMIQFIEANMGIVPIDVSIKHALENSHIGYFDTKTFTQAVGWEGYNYPTSLSKLLEGNSSDVILNAKSVTPSITGNLGSDVWFNKTGSTGGFGAYVAYVPSEKVGVVILANKKYPNTERVESAYDIINSIVN
- a CDS encoding IS3 family transposase (programmed frameshift), with the translated sequence MTTKKTRIKHSPEFKAEALKLAERVGVAAAARQLSLHESQIYGWRKNSKKDTNTSQREQELAAEVAKLKRQLAEQAEELEIGKKGRHLLREKSKVNCYEFMLEHLMYFNIVRMAKVFGVSRSGFYYWVKHRHKASQREAVRQELDTKVKEAFDNSKGRDGSRRIQKELSESGDNHNVKTIAASMKRQDLTPKAARKFKCTTDSKHQMPVAPNLLAQNFNAAAPNEKWAGDITYVATSEGWLYLAVIIDLYSRQVIGWSMDTRMTATLVCDALSMALFRREFPEQVIVHSDRGSQYCSKDYRDLITVYNLKQSMSRKGNCWDNACVESFFHSMKVEAIQYEPIMTRDQMRQTIFEYIEVDYNRTRRHSALGYLSPVNFEQQNVA